From Eptesicus fuscus isolate TK198812 chromosome 13, DD_ASM_mEF_20220401, whole genome shotgun sequence, the proteins below share one genomic window:
- the PPP1R14B gene encoding LOW QUALITY PROTEIN: protein phosphatase 1 regulatory subunit 14B (The sequence of the model RefSeq protein was modified relative to this genomic sequence to represent the inferred CDS: inserted 1 base in 1 codon; deleted 1 base in 1 codon), which produces MQQLPPGAPAAALXRGVVRSRAHQLTRADGPQSAGGRPGGGGAGRGRTAHVAPAAAMADSGPAGGAALAAPAPGPGGGGPGPRVYFQSPPGAAGEGPGSADDDGPVRRQGKVTVKYDRKELRKRLNLEEWILEQLTRLYDCQEEEIPELEIDVDELLDMESDDTRAARVKELLVDCYKPTEAFISGLLDKIRGMQKLSTPQKK; this is translated from the exons ATGCAGCAGCTGCCCCCgggcgcccccgccgccgccc aTCGCGGAGTCGTGCGGAGTCGAGCCCACCAGCTAACCCGAGCCGACGGCCCGCAGTCAGCCGGCGGGCGTCCGGGAGGCGGCGGCGCAGGGAGGGGCCGGACG GCGCACGTGGCCCCGGCGGCCGCCATGGCGGACAGCGGCCCCGCGGGGGGCGCGGCGTTggccgccccggcccccgggccGGGAGGTGGCGGTCCAGGGCCCCGCGTCTACTTTCAGAGCCCGCCTGGTGCTGCAGGCGAGGGCCCGGGTAGCGCGGACGACGATGGCCCAGTGAGGCGCCAAGGGAAGGTCACGGTCAAGTACGACCGCAAGGAGTTACGGAAGCGCCTCAACCTGGAGGAATGGATCTTGGAACAGCTCACTCGCCTCTACGACTGCCAG GAAGAGGAGATCCCCGAGCTGGAGATTGATGTGGACGAACTCCTGGACATGGAGAGTGATGATACCCGGGCTGCCAGGGTCAAG GAGCTGCTGGTTGACTGTTACAAACCCACTGAG GCCTTCATCTCTGGCCTGCTGGACAAGATCCGGGGCATGCAGAAGCTGAGCACACCCCAGAAGAAGTAA
- the FKBP2 gene encoding peptidyl-prolyl cis-trans isomerase FKBP2 produces MRLSWVLTVLSICLSALATAAGAEGKRKLQIGVKKRVDHCPIKSRKGDVLHMHYTGKLEDGTEFDSSLPQNQPFVFSLGTGQVIKGWDQGLLGMCEGEKRKLVIPSELGYGERGAPPKIPGGATLVFEVELLKIERRSEL; encoded by the exons ATGAGACTCAGCTGGGTCCTGACAGTACTGTCCATCTGCCTGAGTGCCCTGGCCACGGCTGCGGGGGCCGAGGGCAAACGGAAACTGCAGATCGGGGTCAAGAAGCGGGTAGACCACTGTCCCATCAAGTCGCGCAAGGGGGATGTCCTGCACATGCACTACACG GGGAAGCTGGAAGATGGGACGGAGTTTGACAGCAGCCTGCCCCAGAACCAGCCCTTTGTCTTCTCCCTGGGCACCGGCCAGGTCATCAAGGgctgggaccaggggctgctggg GATGTGTGAGGGGGAAAAGCGGAAGCTGGTGATCCCATCAGAGCTGG GGTATGGAGAGCGGGGAGCTCCCCCGAAGATCCCAG GTGGTGCAACCCTAGTGTTCGAGGTGGAGCTGCTCAAAATCGAGCGACGTTCAGAACTGTAG
- the LOC129151348 gene encoding PE-PGRS family protein PE_PGRS16: MPQGEGPHAARGGAPGVGAERGTETGGASELVSAEGGTLGLGAGLGLVGGGAWTLEEELEQAEGGASGLETKGDEAQALGAGLQPVSGVSTVQEKGSSSVEGGAPGLGAELRPLKGGAKEPSAGVGPGNGPGRPRGGGLRGGRAWERGRPRTPPGEVVWVERARRSPDTGPVWVPRRPPRAQSWGGAPGGGTGPAWGVSPEDRGSPEPPSGDVWVPRGRSPAAAAEVWVCWAGGNWVWREWCRPVRATAVQPDRVWTLRKGTGGN, encoded by the coding sequence ATGCCGCAGGGGGAGGGCCCTCACGCCGCACGGGGCGGGGCCCCGGGAGTCGGGGCGGAACGTGGAACAGAAACGGGTGGGGCCTCTGAGCTGGTGTCTGCGGAAGGCGggacgctggggctgggggcggggctaggacttgtggggggcggggcctggacctTGGAGGAGGAGCTGGAACAGGCGGAAGGCGGAGCCTCGGGTTTGGAGACGAAGGGGGACGAGGCCCaggcgctgggggcggggcttcagCCGGTGAGTGGCGTGAGTACAGTTCAGGAAAAGGGATCTAGTTCTGTCGAGGGTGGGGCTccagggctgggggcggagcTACGCCCTCTGAAGGGTGGGGCCAAGGAGCCGAGCGCAGGGGTAGGCCCAGGTAATGGCCCGGGGCGTCCACGCGGGGGCGGTCTCCGTGGTGGCCGGGCCTGGGAGCGTGGTAGGCCGAGAACTCCCCCAGGAGAGGTGGTGTGGGTTGAGCGGGCTCGACGGTCACCCGACACGGGGCCAGTCTGGGTGCCCCGCAGACCCCCGAGGGCTCAGAGCTGGGGAGGCGCCCCGGGCGGAGGCACAGGGCCGGCCTGGGGGGTCTCCCCAGAGGACCGGGGCTCCCCGGAGCCACCCAGTGGCGATGTGTGGGTGCCTCGAGGCCGATCCCCTGCAGCGGCGGCAGAGGTGTgggtgtgctgggcagggggcaacTGGGTTTGGCGTGAGTGGTGTCGCCCGGTCAGGGCAACTGCTGTGCAGCCAGATAGGGTCTGGACTTTGCGGAAAGGGACGGGTGGGAATTGA